A part of Tardiphaga sp. vice304 genomic DNA contains:
- a CDS encoding N-acetylmuramoyl-L-alanine amidase, with protein sequence MSGRANQLIGLWMALSGVVIGCGWPAPGRAQAESAPAGNVSPFPVASDVRIAGDDKQTRFILDLDKKIPLRAFALADPYRVVVDIPQVSFQLEAGGGTVARGLIKAFRYGLVMPGGSRIVFDLSGPAKIKSAYALDPANGQPARLVIDLEAVDRAAFSQALAVESNAELRPAIEVTGSAPAGTAASANDPRPVVVLDPGHGGIDNGTQSGGESEKGLVLSFGLALRDRLEKAGKYRVVMTRSDDTFIALNDRVKMARGLSAALFVSIHADALPRGEGEAHGATVYTLSDKASDAEAQRLADSENKADAIGGVNLTEEPTDVADILIELTQRETRTFSNRFARLVAAEMKTTARMHKHPLKSAGFRVLKAPDVPSVLIELGYVSNKDDLQQLLSENWRSRTVGAVAQAIDGFFTKKLVSAVPETRPGN encoded by the coding sequence TTGTCGGGCCGCGCAAACCAACTCATCGGGCTTTGGATGGCGCTTTCGGGCGTCGTGATCGGCTGCGGGTGGCCGGCGCCCGGCCGTGCCCAGGCTGAGTCGGCGCCCGCTGGGAATGTCAGCCCGTTTCCGGTCGCCTCCGACGTGCGGATCGCCGGCGACGACAAGCAGACCCGCTTTATCCTCGATCTTGACAAGAAGATCCCGCTGCGTGCCTTCGCGCTGGCCGATCCGTACCGGGTGGTGGTCGATATCCCCCAGGTCTCGTTCCAGCTCGAAGCTGGCGGCGGCACCGTCGCGCGCGGGCTGATCAAGGCGTTTCGCTACGGGCTGGTGATGCCCGGCGGTTCGCGGATCGTGTTTGACCTCTCCGGTCCGGCCAAAATCAAGAGCGCCTATGCGCTGGATCCGGCCAACGGCCAGCCGGCCCGGCTGGTGATCGACCTCGAGGCGGTCGATCGCGCCGCGTTCAGCCAGGCACTGGCCGTCGAGAGCAACGCCGAACTGCGGCCGGCGATCGAGGTCACCGGCTCGGCGCCTGCCGGCACCGCAGCTTCTGCCAACGATCCCCGCCCGGTGGTGGTGCTGGATCCTGGCCATGGCGGTATCGACAACGGCACCCAATCCGGCGGCGAGAGCGAAAAGGGCCTGGTGCTCAGCTTTGGCCTGGCGCTGCGCGACCGGCTGGAAAAGGCCGGCAAGTACCGCGTGGTGATGACCCGCAGCGACGATACCTTCATCGCGCTGAACGACCGCGTGAAGATGGCGCGTGGCCTGTCGGCGGCACTGTTTGTGTCGATTCACGCCGACGCCTTGCCGCGCGGCGAGGGCGAGGCGCATGGCGCCACGGTCTATACGCTGTCCGACAAGGCGTCGGACGCCGAGGCGCAGCGGCTGGCGGATTCGGAAAACAAGGCGGACGCCATCGGCGGCGTCAATCTCACCGAGGAGCCGACCGACGTCGCCGATATCCTGATCGAGCTGACGCAGCGCGAGACCCGGACCTTTTCCAACCGTTTTGCGCGGCTGGTCGCCGCCGAAATGAAGACCACGGCGCGGATGCACAAGCATCCGCTGAAATCGGCCGGCTTCCGGGTGCTGAAGGCGCCGGACGTGCCCTCGGTGCTGATCGAACTCGGCTACGTCTCCAACAAGGACGACCTGCAGCAACTGCTGTCGGAAAACTGGCGCTCCCGGACGGTGGGCGCGGTGGCGCAGGCGATCGACGGGTTTTTCACGAAGAAGCTTGTATCGGCAGTGCCGGAAACCCGGCCGGGAAACTGA
- a CDS encoding penicillin-binding protein 1A: MRLLVRFLGFLFAAGTVLFLVGVAAAAGMIWHYSKDLPDYSQLQDYEPPVMTRVHAADGALLGEYSKERRLYLPIQAVPKLVINAFLAAEDKNFYEHGGIDYTGMARAMVLYAQNFGSNKRPQGASTITQQVAKNFLLTNEVSFTRKIREALLAMRLERAYSKDKILELYLNEIYLGLGAYGIAAASLVYFDKSVNELTVSEAAYLAALPKAPSSLHPVKNRDRALERRNYVIDRLLENGWIKQADAEKARKDVLSVTSRTNAAHIFAGEYFAEEVRRDIFERYGEKKLYEGGLSVRTTLDPKLQVMARKTMVNGLVNFDEAHGWRGAANKLDISGDWGVKLAEVKALNDIAPWKLAVVLDVSDQSARIGFQPGRELGGAVLKDRQTGILTLDGVRWAKPTTGPIKGRTPTSVTQVLQPGDIIYVDPLLAKDGSMVEGQFRLRQYPEVSGAMVAMDPLTGRVLAMVGGFSFDQSQFNRATQAYRQPGSSFKPLVYSAAMDNGYTPSTVVVDAPLEIDQGQGAGVWRPENYSTGKYYGPTTLRNALMRSLNTVTVRLAQDVGMPLIGEYAKRFGVYDELPNYLSYALGAGETTVMRMVTAYSMFANGGKRVKSTLIDRIQDRYGHTIFKHDQRECRGCEAPEGWKNQAEPQLVDRREQVLDAMTAYQITSMMEGVVQGGTATIMRDVGKPIAGKTGTTNDAKDAWFIGFSPDVVIGLYIGYDKPRSLGAKATGGGLAAPIARDFMKLALADKPAVPFRVPAGIKLIRVDAKSGMRAGPESGRTILEAFKPGTAPPDNYSVIGVADADGRSLQVSPETDRSFMRPGTGGLY; this comes from the coding sequence ATGCGTCTGCTGGTGCGGTTTTTGGGTTTCCTGTTCGCCGCCGGAACCGTCCTGTTTCTGGTCGGCGTCGCCGCCGCGGCTGGCATGATCTGGCATTATTCCAAGGACCTGCCGGACTATTCGCAGCTGCAGGATTATGAGCCGCCGGTGATGACCCGCGTGCACGCCGCCGACGGCGCGTTGCTCGGGGAATATTCCAAGGAGCGTCGGCTGTACCTGCCGATCCAGGCGGTGCCGAAGCTGGTGATCAACGCCTTCCTGGCGGCCGAAGACAAGAACTTCTACGAGCATGGCGGCATCGATTACACCGGCATGGCGCGCGCCATGGTGCTCTACGCGCAGAATTTCGGCTCCAACAAGCGACCGCAGGGCGCCTCCACCATCACCCAGCAGGTCGCCAAGAACTTCCTGCTGACCAACGAAGTGTCGTTCACCCGCAAGATCCGCGAAGCGCTGCTGGCGATGCGGCTGGAGCGCGCTTATTCGAAGGACAAGATCCTCGAACTGTACCTCAACGAAATCTATCTGGGCCTGGGCGCCTACGGCATTGCCGCGGCCTCATTGGTGTATTTCGACAAGTCGGTGAACGAACTGACCGTGTCGGAAGCGGCCTATCTGGCGGCGCTGCCCAAGGCGCCGTCGTCGCTGCATCCGGTCAAGAACCGCGACCGCGCGCTGGAGCGCCGCAACTACGTGATCGACCGTCTGCTGGAAAACGGCTGGATCAAGCAGGCCGACGCCGAGAAGGCGCGCAAGGACGTGCTGAGCGTGACCAGCCGCACCAATGCCGCGCATATCTTCGCCGGCGAGTATTTTGCCGAGGAGGTCCGCCGCGACATCTTCGAGCGTTACGGCGAGAAGAAGCTGTATGAGGGCGGCCTGTCGGTGCGGACCACGCTGGATCCGAAGCTGCAGGTGATGGCGCGCAAGACGATGGTCAACGGCCTCGTCAATTTCGACGAGGCCCATGGCTGGCGCGGCGCGGCCAACAAGCTCGACATCTCCGGCGACTGGGGCGTCAAGCTGGCCGAGGTCAAGGCGCTCAACGACATCGCGCCCTGGAAGCTCGCGGTCGTGCTCGACGTCAGCGACCAGTCGGCGCGGATCGGCTTCCAGCCCGGTCGTGAACTTGGCGGCGCCGTGCTCAAGGACCGCCAGACCGGCATCCTGACGCTCGACGGCGTGCGCTGGGCCAAGCCCACCACGGGCCCGATCAAGGGCCGCACGCCGACCTCGGTCACGCAGGTCCTGCAGCCCGGCGACATCATCTATGTCGATCCGCTGCTCGCCAAGGACGGCAGCATGGTCGAAGGCCAGTTCCGGCTGCGACAATATCCGGAAGTGTCCGGCGCGATGGTGGCGATGGACCCCTTGACCGGACGCGTGCTGGCGATGGTCGGCGGCTTCTCGTTCGACCAGAGCCAGTTCAACCGCGCCACGCAGGCCTATCGGCAGCCCGGCTCGTCGTTCAAGCCGCTGGTCTATTCGGCGGCGATGGACAATGGCTACACGCCCTCGACCGTGGTGGTCGACGCGCCTCTGGAGATCGACCAGGGGCAGGGCGCCGGGGTCTGGCGCCCGGAGAACTATTCGACCGGCAAGTATTACGGCCCGACCACGCTGCGCAACGCGCTGATGCGCTCGCTCAACACCGTGACCGTGCGGCTGGCGCAGGACGTCGGCATGCCGCTGATCGGCGAATATGCCAAGCGGTTCGGCGTCTATGACGAATTGCCGAACTATCTGTCCTATGCGCTCGGCGCCGGCGAAACCACGGTGATGCGGATGGTCACGGCCTATTCGATGTTCGCCAATGGCGGCAAGCGGGTGAAGTCGACGCTGATCGACCGCATCCAGGACCGCTACGGGCATACCATCTTCAAGCACGACCAGCGCGAATGCCGCGGCTGCGAGGCGCCGGAGGGCTGGAAGAACCAGGCCGAACCGCAACTCGTCGATCGCCGCGAGCAGGTTCTCGACGCCATGACGGCGTACCAGATCACCTCGATGATGGAGGGCGTCGTGCAGGGCGGCACCGCCACCATCATGCGCGATGTCGGCAAGCCGATCGCGGGCAAGACCGGCACCACCAACGACGCCAAGGACGCCTGGTTCATCGGTTTCTCGCCGGACGTCGTGATCGGCCTCTATATCGGCTACGACAAGCCGCGCAGCCTGGGCGCCAAGGCGACCGGCGGCGGCCTCGCCGCCCCGATCGCGCGCGATTTCATGAAGCTGGCGCTGGCCGACAAGCCCGCGGTGCCGTTCCGCGTGCCGGCCGGCATCAAGCTGATCCGCGTCGACGCCAAGAGCGGCATGCGCGCCGGTCCGGAAAGCGGTCGCACCATCCTGGAGGCCTTCAAGCCGGGCACGGCGCCGCCGGACAATTATTCGGTGATCGGCGTCGCCGATGCCGACGGCCGCTCATTGCAGGTGTCGCCGGAAACCGACCGCAGCTTCATGCGGCCGGGTACCGGCGGGCTGTATTGA